The following are encoded together in the Eptesicus fuscus isolate TK198812 chromosome 16, DD_ASM_mEF_20220401, whole genome shotgun sequence genome:
- the LOC103305370 gene encoding non-histone chromosomal protein HMG-14-like: MPKRKVSSAEGAAKEEPKRRSARVSAKPAPAKVEAKPKKAAGKDKSADKKVQTKGKRGAKGKQAEVADQEPKEDLPAENGETKNEGSPTSDEAGEKEAKSD, from the coding sequence ATGCCCAAGAGGAAGGTCAGCTCTGCGGAGGGGGCGGCCAAGGAGGAGCCGAAGAGGAGGTCGGCCAGGGTGTCAGCCAAACCTGCTCCTGCAAAAGTGGAAGCGAAGCCCAAAAAGGCGGCGGGAAAGGATAAGTCTGCGGACAAAAAAGTGCAAACGAAAGGGAAAAGGGGAGCAAAGGGAAAGCAGGCCGAAGTAGCTGACCAGGAACCTAAAGAAGATCTACCTGCGGAAAACGGAGAAACTAAAAACGAGGGGAGTCCAACCTCAGatgaagcaggagaaaaagaagccAAGTCTGATTAA